The nucleotide sequence GTCTGTACCAATCCCACCTGCGGTTTCAACATCAAGATTCGCAACGGCGATGTGTATATGAACGAGCCGGTTGGGATAGGGACAGAGAGAGCCTACCGTCAGCCACCCCGGGGTTAGCATCTTCTCGTAAGCTGGTCCGGGGAGACAAGCCGATTCAATAAGTCAGTCCTCAGATAAGGTTGCCTTCCCTATCTTGCAGAGCAGGGGCAGTTCTTTGAGGAGAACTTCCTGTGCCCCATCACTAAAGGCGGCCTCAGCGAGGTTCGCCTCTTGTGATCGGGTCGCCTTCTTCTACTTGTTGTCTTTCCTCGGTCGAATGCCCTCGAGGGCCCGCATGAGCCGCATCATTTTTCCCTGTCTGACGCGTTCCAGTTCATGGCTAACGTCAGCTAGACGGCTTTCAATCTCAGCCAGACAGTTTTCGATCTCATCTATATGGCTATCCTTCTCTCTGAGAAGATGCTCCAAATTCTCTGTATGCCTATCCTTGTCGTGACAAACCTGCCCCAGCTGGGCTTGAAGATTAGCAATGGCGTTATCCTTCTCCCACAATAGGCGCTGTGTCTGGGCATCTAAATTGATAAGGCGGAGTTCGAGCATCTTCAGCAGAATCTGAAAGCTCTGGAGCTTTAAGCTCTGCTCAGCAGTGTCCACCGGCCGAGCAGAAAATCTGGCTTTTATGCTCTCCAGAACAGACCCACCAGCCCCTTTAGCGGCCACGATTACCTGGCGATAAGAGGGGGCACGGTGGTCGTCAAGGGAGAAGTGCCGATTGTAATATTCATCAATTGGCCCTTGCATCTGTTCGGCAAAACCGATAGAGAGCAGATAGTGCTTGATGAACATCATCATCAACCAGTGGTGAAGGTAGCCAGAGGGGAAGGCGATGTAACTTAGCCCAGCATCAGTGAGGAGGGAGCAGGTATCAGCCAGTTCTGGCAGCCCATTTTGGAGGTGTTCCTTAAGCTGCTGTTGCTCGGTCTTCATTACCTGCCGGACGAACTCGAAGAGGATCGTCTCGGCCATCTCTACAGAGGGATCAGCGAAGGGGGCGATGAGGATTAGATAAGCCCCAGAGACGCGACTCAGTTCAGCAAGGAATTGCGTCCTGGAAGTCTTAGGTATATGTTCCAGGGTATCGGCCGAGACGACGACATCGATACTGGCATCAGAAAAGGGCAGGGATCGTCCATCGGCCACAACGTATCCGGGGGATACACCAGGCACGTTATCTACAATATACGTCGCCTCATCCGGCAAGAAAGCGGAAATATAACCTGGATAACCGCCGACATCAAGAACGGTTAAGCGCTCCTTTCTAAGCTGCTGCCGCACCATCCCCACAATTTGAGTGATTATCCAGTATCTCTGATATTGATCAAACGGTAATGAGAAGAGCCCTAACCCTTCTGCTTTCTCTGACTCTATCCTTCCCTCGCTAGTCCTTGTCCCTCCAGAGGACACTTCAAACCTCAAGACAAGATCGAATGGTGCACCCCCTGCCCTCAATAGAAGAGCTTAGACAACTCGTAAAGCTGGAGGTCCACTATCTTATTCTCAGCCACGGCATCAGCCAGCTTTACCGGGGCGATCCCGTTGCAGATCACCGCCGGCATGTAGCCGAACTTGTCCTCTTTAATCAGGTCAACAGCAGCAACTCCGAGGCGCGTGGCCTGGATGCGGTCGGTTACAGTTGGCGAGCCACCCCTTTGCAGATGGCCGAGCACCGTCACTCGTGTCTCAAACCCGGTGTGGCGCTCGATCTCCCGGGCCAATATCTCGCCTATGTACCGTTTGTCCAGGCGAACGTGGCCAAAAGCATCGCATTCGCCCAGATCGGTGGGTGTCTCTATGCCCAGGACCGTTGCCCCCTCGGACACCACGATGATGCTGAAATCCTTTCCTATCTCACGGCGGTGTCGCAGGTGCTGACAGACCGTCTCCACATCGGTAGGTACCTCCGGAATGAGGATGAAGTCGGCTCCCCCAGCCAATCCCCCAACAACGGCCACCCAGCCGGCGTCCCTCCCCATAACCTCAACGACCAGGACGCGATGATGGGCGCTGGCCGTTGTGTGTAGCTTATCGAGGGCATCAGCCACGACGGTCACGGCGGAATTAAACCCGATACAG is from Chloroflexota bacterium and encodes:
- a CDS encoding class I SAM-dependent methyltransferase, with the protein product MVRQQLRKERLTVLDVGGYPGYISAFLPDEATYIVDNVPGVSPGYVVADGRSLPFSDASIDVVVSADTLEHIPKTSRTQFLAELSRVSGAYLILIAPFADPSVEMAETILFEFVRQVMKTEQQQLKEHLQNGLPELADTCSLLTDAGLSYIAFPSGYLHHWLMMMFIKHYLLSIGFAEQMQGPIDEYYNRHFSLDDHRAPSYRQVIVAAKGAGGSVLESIKARFSARPVDTAEQSLKLQSFQILLKMLELRLINLDAQTQRLLWEKDNAIANLQAQLGQVCHDKDRHTENLEHLLREKDSHIDEIENCLAEIESRLADVSHELERVRQGKMMRLMRALEGIRPRKDNK
- a CDS encoding 6-phosphofructokinase, which translates into the protein MRIGVLTGGGDCPGLNPAIRAIVRKAISYGYEVIGIRNGWAGLLGEGSVEPLTLYSVSGILPLGGTILGTSRTNPLKKEEDIQTVIGNLKKYGIDALIAIGGDDTLRVAHRLYELGVPVVGVPKTMDNDIAATEYCIGFNSAVTVVADALDKLHTTASAHHRVLVVEVMGRDAGWVAVVGGLAGGADFILIPEVPTDVETVCQHLRHRREIGKDFSIIVVSEGATVLGIETPTDLGECDAFGHVRLDKRYIGEILAREIERHTGFETRVTVLGHLQRGGSPTVTDRIQATRLGVAAVDLIKEDKFGYMPAVICNGIAPVKLADAVAENKIVDLQLYELSKLFY